A window of the Deinobacterium chartae genome harbors these coding sequences:
- a CDS encoding DUF72 domain-containing protein, with the protein MKIYLGTGGYSNEDWIGLLYPPGTKKTDFLSVYSQHFNATELNSSFYAIPGLKAFEGMAKRVESRTRFAVKLHQVFTHTRNYTDDDVARMLQSPEPLREAGLMGPYLAQFPYSFHRTAENRRYLWELAQRLEGHEVAVELRHGSWDKPEVREGFRETGLIWVSPDYPPLGGMPEPQLHASGHVAYLRLHGRNRETWWEGSSAAERHDYRYTEAELAYWADQIAALDPGEVEEVWVLFNNTTQGHALANIETLRPLLEARGLDPARPGQGDRLL; encoded by the coding sequence ATGAAGATCTACCTGGGTACCGGGGGGTACAGCAACGAGGACTGGATCGGGCTGCTGTACCCGCCGGGCACCAAGAAGACCGACTTTCTGAGCGTTTACTCGCAGCACTTCAACGCCACCGAGCTGAACTCGAGCTTTTATGCCATTCCGGGGCTCAAGGCCTTCGAGGGCATGGCCAAACGGGTGGAGAGCCGTACCCGTTTCGCGGTGAAACTGCACCAGGTGTTCACCCACACCCGCAACTACACCGACGACGACGTGGCGCGCATGCTGCAGTCGCCCGAACCGCTGCGCGAGGCGGGATTGATGGGGCCTTACCTGGCCCAGTTTCCTTACTCGTTTCACCGCACCGCCGAGAACCGCCGCTACCTGTGGGAGCTGGCGCAGCGCCTCGAGGGGCACGAGGTGGCCGTGGAACTGCGTCACGGCTCCTGGGACAAGCCCGAGGTGCGCGAGGGCTTTCGCGAGACCGGCCTGATCTGGGTCAGCCCCGACTACCCGCCCCTGGGCGGCATGCCCGAACCGCAGCTGCACGCCAGCGGCCACGTGGCTTACCTGCGCCTGCACGGCCGCAACCGCGAGACGTGGTGGGAGGGCAGCAGCGCGGCCGAGCGCCACGACTACCGCTATACCGAGGCCGAACTGGCCTACTGGGCCGACCAGATCGCCGCGCTTGACCCGGGCGAGGTGGAAGAGGTGTGGGTGCTGTTCAACAACACCACCCAGGGTCATGCGCTGGCCAACATCGAGACGCTGCGCCCGTTGCTCGAGGCGCGCGGCCTCGACCCGGCGCGGCCCGGGCAGGGAGACCGCCTGCTGTGA
- the hisF gene encoding imidazole glycerol phosphate synthase subunit HisF has translation MITKRIIPCLDVQNGRVVKNVRFFENHRDAGDPLALALAYEAQRADELVFYDITATVEGRKLMLDVAASVAERVMMPLTVGGGVSSVEDFRQLLLAGADKVSVNSSAVRDPELLRRASDHFGAQCVVLSIDAKRRPDGSGWNVFVAGGRSDTGLDLIEWATRGQELGAGEIVLNVMDADGTGAGFDLEATRAVSRAVDLPVVASGGAGSLEDFARVLTEGEADAALAASVFHFGTLTVPQVKEYLAERGIAVRGEVQRA, from the coding sequence GTGATCACCAAGCGCATCATTCCCTGTCTCGACGTCCAGAATGGGCGGGTTGTCAAAAACGTCCGGTTCTTCGAGAACCACCGTGACGCCGGCGACCCGCTGGCGCTGGCCCTGGCCTACGAGGCCCAGCGCGCCGACGAACTGGTCTTTTATGACATCACCGCCACCGTGGAGGGCCGCAAGCTGATGTTGGACGTGGCCGCCTCGGTTGCCGAGCGGGTGATGATGCCGCTGACCGTGGGCGGCGGCGTGAGCAGCGTCGAGGACTTTCGGCAACTGCTGCTGGCCGGAGCCGACAAGGTGTCGGTGAACTCCTCGGCGGTGCGGGACCCCGAACTGCTGCGGCGGGCTTCTGACCACTTCGGAGCGCAGTGCGTGGTGCTCTCGATCGACGCCAAACGCCGCCCGGACGGTTCGGGCTGGAACGTGTTCGTGGCCGGGGGACGCAGCGATACCGGGCTCGACCTGATCGAGTGGGCGACCCGCGGTCAGGAGCTGGGAGCGGGCGAGATCGTACTGAACGTGATGGACGCCGACGGCACCGGTGCGGGCTTCGACCTGGAAGCCACCCGGGCGGTGTCGCGCGCGGTGGACCTGCCGGTGGTCGCCTCGGGCGGGGCCGGCAGCCTCGAGGACTTCGCGCGGGTGCTCACCGAGGGCGAGGCCGACGCGGCGCTGGCCGCCTCGGTGTTTCACTTCGGGACCCTTACCGTCCCGCAGGTCAAGGAGTACCTGGCAGAACGCGGCATCGCGGTGCGCGGCGAGGTGCAGCGTGCTTAA
- the glpX gene encoding class II fructose-bisphosphatase has protein sequence MERALVLETVRVTEQAALAASRLVGKGDKIAVDRAGTEAMREVLNELDIDGTIVIGEGEMDEAPMLYIGEKVGKGGKNAYPVDIAVDPVEGTTVTSRGLPNGVAVIAISEKGGLVHAPDIYMDKLVVPPPAVGRVNIDWPIEANLKALATSLNRDVEDLLIVVLDRERHQDLIRGIRNAGARVKLIGDGDVIAGLAAAVRGSGVHALMGSGGAPEGVVTAAAMKCLGGEIQGRFLPADDAQRERLKQMGVTEGKVYRTEDLAPGENIVFSATGITDGDLLDGVRFFGEGARTHSIVMGYSSRIVRFIDSVHLLRKGARVTVRI, from the coding sequence ATGGAACGAGCATTGGTATTGGAGACCGTCCGGGTGACCGAGCAGGCTGCACTGGCAGCAAGCCGCCTGGTGGGCAAGGGCGACAAGATCGCCGTGGACCGGGCCGGAACCGAAGCGATGCGTGAGGTTCTGAACGAGCTCGACATCGACGGTACCATCGTCATCGGTGAAGGCGAGATGGACGAGGCCCCGATGCTCTACATCGGTGAAAAAGTCGGCAAAGGGGGCAAGAACGCCTACCCGGTGGACATCGCGGTCGACCCGGTCGAGGGTACGACCGTCACCTCGAGGGGCCTGCCCAACGGCGTAGCCGTGATCGCCATCTCTGAGAAAGGCGGCCTCGTTCACGCTCCGGACATCTACATGGACAAACTGGTGGTTCCGCCCCCGGCGGTAGGCCGCGTCAACATCGACTGGCCGATCGAGGCCAACCTCAAGGCCCTGGCCACCTCGCTCAACCGTGACGTCGAGGACCTCCTGATCGTGGTACTCGACCGAGAACGCCACCAGGACCTGATTCGCGGCATCCGCAACGCCGGAGCGCGCGTAAAGCTGATCGGTGACGGCGACGTGATCGCTGGCCTCGCCGCCGCCGTGCGCGGCAGCGGCGTTCACGCCCTGATGGGCAGCGGCGGGGCACCCGAAGGCGTGGTGACCGCCGCCGCCATGAAGTGCCTGGGAGGCGAGATCCAAGGACGTTTCTTGCCCGCCGACGACGCCCAGCGCGAGCGGCTCAAGCAGATGGGCGTCACCGAGGGCAAGGTCTACCGCACCGAGGACCTCGCTCCCGGCGAAAACATCGTGTTCTCGGCGACCGGCATCACCGACGGCGACCTGCTCGACGGCGTGCGTTTCTTCGGCGAGGGCGCGCGCACGCACTCGATCGTGATGGGTTATTCCTCGAGGATCGTGCGTTTCATCGATTCGGTGCACCTGCTGCGCAAGGGCGCGCGCGTCACCGTTCGCATCTGA
- a CDS encoding MBL fold metallo-hydrolase, translating to MSLTQHGSHLYQLTRLTAFNVYLVRETDGLTLIDTGLPGSAPAILRAAAQLGQPIRRIVLTHFHSDHMGSLDALRAALPHAELLVPARDARPLYGDLSLDAHEPQRKLNANPNVPHTRPDGLLHPGERVGSLEVIGTPGHSPGHIALLDLRDGSLTAGDVFQSRSGLSVSSEPNLLFPFPYMNTWHAPSAVASARKITELQPTRLALGHGPVLEAPVSRMQRAVARAEQRLARQSA from the coding sequence ATGTCGCTCACCCAGCACGGTTCGCACCTGTACCAGCTCACCCGCCTGACCGCCTTCAACGTCTACCTCGTCCGTGAAACGGACGGTCTCACCCTGATCGACACCGGCCTGCCCGGCAGCGCCCCTGCGATCCTGCGGGCCGCCGCACAGCTGGGCCAGCCGATCCGCCGCATCGTGTTGACCCACTTTCACAGCGACCACATGGGCAGCCTGGACGCCCTGCGCGCGGCCCTCCCGCACGCCGAACTGCTCGTTCCCGCCCGCGATGCCCGCCCGCTGTACGGCGACTTGAGCCTCGACGCGCACGAACCGCAACGCAAGCTCAACGCCAACCCGAACGTCCCCCACACCCGCCCCGACGGCCTGCTGCACCCCGGTGAGCGCGTGGGCAGCCTCGAGGTGATCGGCACGCCCGGACACTCGCCCGGACACATCGCCCTGCTCGACCTGCGCGACGGCAGCCTGACCGCCGGAGACGTCTTTCAGAGCCGCAGCGGCCTGAGCGTCAGCAGCGAACCGAACCTGCTGTTCCCCTTCCCGTACATGAACACCTGGCACGCTCCCAGCGCCGTCGCCAGCGCGCGCAAAATCACCGAACTGCAACCTACCCGCCTGGCCCTGGGCCACGGCCCGGTCCTCGAGGCTCCGGTGAGCCGCATGCAGCGGGCAGTCGCCCGCGCCGAGCAGCGCCTCGCGCGGCAATCTGCCTGA
- a CDS encoding gamma-glutamylcyclotransferase family protein: protein MIQDVFVYGSLMPGCNNYPVALEAGAHSAQPACLEGYELWHLEPEGYPALRPGRGRVRGVLLRYLEVAAALPLLDRLEGVDTDPSEYRCVIETARLADGTPVRCWTYVYARKDRLGRAGARRLEGERWEGGRRGAVN from the coding sequence ATGATTCAAGACGTCTTCGTGTACGGCAGCCTGATGCCCGGGTGCAACAACTACCCCGTCGCCCTCGAGGCCGGGGCCCACAGTGCCCAACCCGCCTGCCTCGAGGGTTACGAGCTGTGGCACCTCGAGCCCGAGGGGTATCCGGCGCTGCGACCCGGGCGGGGCCGCGTGCGCGGCGTGCTGCTGCGCTACCTCGAGGTGGCCGCTGCCCTGCCGCTCCTCGACCGCCTCGAGGGGGTGGATACGGATCCGTCCGAGTACCGCTGCGTGATCGAAACGGCGCGGCTTGCAGACGGTACCCCGGTACGCTGCTGGACCTACGTGTACGCCCGCAAGGACCGCCTCGGACGCGCGGGTGCGCGGCGCCTCGAGGGCGAGCGCTGGGAAGGCGGCAGGCGCGGAGCGGTGAATTGA
- the hisIE gene encoding bifunctional phosphoribosyl-AMP cyclohydrolase/phosphoribosyl-ATP diphosphatase HisIE → MLKEFGDGGATLEDVRFDERGLVPVVTQDARSGEVLMLAWANLEALSRTLESGLGTYFSRSRNALWVKGQTSGHTQKVRSVALDCDGDALLYRVEQQGAACHTGERSCFHNPLRAEEELPRLGLTLERVHDTILERLRTLPENSYVARLHAGGLDRVLKKIGEEATEVVLAAKNRDREELALEAADLLFHMLFALAEVGVSPDDVARVLAEREGKSGLRPPKPAG, encoded by the coding sequence GTGCTTAAGGAGTTCGGAGACGGCGGGGCCACCCTCGAGGACGTGCGCTTCGACGAGCGCGGGCTGGTGCCGGTGGTGACCCAAGACGCCCGCAGCGGCGAGGTGCTGATGCTGGCCTGGGCCAACCTCGAGGCCCTGAGCCGCACGCTGGAGAGCGGGCTGGGGACGTACTTCTCGCGTTCCCGCAACGCGCTGTGGGTCAAGGGGCAGACCTCGGGCCACACGCAGAAGGTACGCTCGGTGGCGCTGGACTGCGACGGGGATGCGCTGCTGTACCGGGTGGAACAACAGGGTGCCGCTTGCCATACCGGTGAGCGCAGCTGTTTTCACAACCCGCTGCGGGCCGAGGAGGAGCTGCCGCGCCTGGGCCTGACCCTGGAGCGGGTGCACGATACCATCCTCGAGCGCCTGCGCACGCTGCCCGAGAACTCGTACGTAGCACGGCTGCACGCGGGCGGTCTGGACCGGGTGCTGAAAAAAATCGGTGAGGAAGCGACCGAGGTGGTGCTGGCCGCCAAAAACCGGGACCGCGAGGAACTCGCCCTCGAGGCGGCCGACCTGCTGTTTCACATGCTGTTCGCGCTGGCCGAGGTGGGCGTCTCGCCGGACGATGTGGCGCGGGTGCTGGCCGAGCGCGAGGGCAAAAGCGGCCTCAGGCCCCCCAAGCCGGCAGGCTGA
- a CDS encoding GNAT family N-acetyltransferase, with the protein MADLIVERFQTGADFARVALPLLLRDEAANNLMVGLSVAFLEGRTHTAPSYAAVVRRDGEVIAAALRTWVHLLLSTGEDPAAFERLAEDAFGALPELPSVNAPRDAAWTFARRWARSSGHPPALRMAQRIYRLERVIPARAVSGRFRAAHEADRARLLEWVRAFAREALEAVTPEQAARTVDGHLEAGTLWVWEDAGEVVCMTGTPGRTPHGVRVNLVYTPPGLRGRGYASALVAAVSQHMLDSGCRYTFLYTDLSNPTSNAIYRRLGYQEVCDVDEIVLR; encoded by the coding sequence GTGGCCGACTTGATCGTGGAGCGTTTCCAGACCGGGGCGGATTTTGCCCGCGTTGCCCTGCCACTGCTGCTGCGCGACGAGGCGGCCAATAATTTGATGGTGGGCCTGTCGGTGGCCTTCCTCGAGGGGCGCACGCATACGGCGCCATCTTATGCCGCCGTGGTGCGGCGAGACGGCGAGGTGATCGCGGCGGCGCTGCGTACCTGGGTGCACCTGCTGCTGTCGACCGGAGAAGACCCGGCAGCCTTTGAGCGTCTGGCCGAGGATGCGTTTGGGGCGCTGCCCGAACTGCCGTCGGTCAACGCGCCCAGGGACGCGGCCTGGACCTTCGCCCGTCGTTGGGCGCGCTCCAGCGGCCATCCCCCGGCGCTGCGCATGGCGCAGCGCATCTACCGGCTCGAGCGGGTGATTCCTGCACGAGCGGTGTCCGGGCGCTTTCGCGCTGCTCACGAGGCCGACCGTGCGCGGCTTTTGGAGTGGGTCCGTGCTTTTGCGCGCGAGGCCCTCGAGGCGGTCACGCCCGAGCAGGCCGCTCGCACGGTGGATGGGCATCTCGAGGCGGGCACGCTGTGGGTGTGGGAGGACGCGGGCGAGGTGGTGTGCATGACCGGCACGCCCGGGCGCACCCCGCACGGCGTGCGGGTCAACCTGGTGTACACCCCGCCCGGTCTGCGCGGTCGCGGTTATGCCAGCGCCCTGGTGGCGGCGGTGAGCCAGCACATGCTGGACAGCGGATGCCGCTACACGTTCTTGTACACCGATCTGTCCAACCCGACCTCGAACGCCATTTACCGGCGCCTCGGCTACCAGGAGGTGTGCGACGTGGACGAGATCGTGCTGCGCTGA
- a CDS encoding GNAT family N-acetyltransferase, whose translation MLLPLRLEPFGPEHPRYLEGIAVYARTWGRDCETARAYFDSFALSPVQYPGWLGLLALEGETVVGVGFGTRSQRGQWWYDAVEARLGPGHWALRNAWVLTELAVRAESRRFGVGEQLLTALLERQPCPRALLSTQQTNLAAQRFYLRHGWQLLARDLRFCGGHTPFVIMGRELRPSPAS comes from the coding sequence ATGCTCCTCCCGCTCCGGCTGGAACCCTTCGGTCCCGAGCACCCGCGCTACCTCGAGGGCATCGCCGTGTATGCCCGCACCTGGGGGCGCGACTGCGAAACCGCCCGCGCTTACTTTGACTCGTTTGCGCTGAGCCCCGTGCAATACCCGGGCTGGCTGGGCCTGCTTGCCCTCGAGGGCGAGACGGTGGTGGGCGTGGGTTTCGGTACGCGCTCGCAGCGCGGACAGTGGTGGTACGACGCGGTCGAAGCCCGCCTGGGCCCAGGGCATTGGGCCCTCCGAAACGCCTGGGTACTCACCGAGCTGGCCGTGCGTGCCGAGTCACGCCGCTTCGGGGTGGGCGAGCAGTTGCTCACTGCGCTGCTCGAGCGCCAGCCCTGCCCGCGCGCCCTGCTCTCGACCCAGCAGACCAACCTGGCCGCACAGCGCTTTTACCTGCGGCACGGCTGGCAGTTGCTGGCCCGTGACCTGCGCTTCTGCGGCGGCCATACTCCGTTTGTGATCATGGGGCGTGAACTGCGGCCCTCCCCCGCTTCCTGA
- a CDS encoding TetR/AcrR family transcriptional regulator, protein MPYPAKLSPTAILEEARRQLEDGGAEALTMRTLAEALQVRPSSLYRHYPDRAALLAALEDHAVSALHTALVQASSDQSGRAALEAAAHAYLEYARVHPHLYGLLLAPKPPYVAGPGPGKDLWNFVLERVEAITGQRDDTAAAVAVWAFLHGFAVLERSGQFGASGPRGGFERGLSALIDGLSARRG, encoded by the coding sequence ATGCCCTATCCTGCCAAGCTCTCGCCCACCGCCATCCTCGAGGAAGCGCGCCGCCAGCTCGAAGACGGCGGAGCCGAAGCTCTGACCATGCGTACCCTGGCCGAGGCCCTGCAGGTGCGCCCCAGCAGCCTGTACCGCCACTACCCTGACCGCGCGGCCCTGCTCGCCGCCCTCGAGGATCACGCCGTCTCTGCCCTGCACACCGCGCTGGTCCAGGCCAGCTCGGACCAGTCGGGCCGCGCGGCCCTCGAGGCCGCCGCCCACGCTTACCTCGAGTACGCCCGTGTCCACCCGCACCTCTACGGCCTGCTGCTGGCCCCCAAGCCTCCCTACGTCGCCGGGCCTGGGCCGGGCAAGGACCTGTGGAACTTTGTCCTCGAGCGCGTAGAGGCCATCACCGGCCAGCGCGATGACACGGCGGCCGCCGTGGCCGTCTGGGCTTTTTTGCACGGTTTTGCGGTGCTCGAGCGCAGCGGGCAGTTCGGGGCCAGCGGCCCCCGGGGCGGCTTCGAGCGTGGCCTGAGCGCCCTGATCGACGGTCTCTCGGCGCGCCGAGGCTGA